The following are encoded together in the Vigna unguiculata cultivar IT97K-499-35 chromosome 2, ASM411807v1, whole genome shotgun sequence genome:
- the LOC114174109 gene encoding uncharacterized protein LOC114174109, whose amino-acid sequence MDNMALMNAPMLHFKNSALFGIHPNSFVCFQARSRSITKKPLLVEARGRANTRTESAKIRNRRMLKKYNGTATHPRLSVFCSDRQLYAMLVDDKNRSCLFYGSTLQKSIRQDPSCTTLEAAQRVGEALVKACDDLNIKEISSYDRNGLHKRGEKLKAFETAISSYGFLPR is encoded by the exons ATGGACAATATGGCTCTAATGAATGCTCCAATGCTACACTTTAAGAATTCTGCTCTCTTTGGAATCCATCCAAATTCGTTTGTTTGCTTTCAGGCACGGAGTAGAA GTATAACTAAGAAGCCATTACTGGTGGAAGCCAGAGGTAGAGCAAATACTAGAACAGAAAGTGCAAAAATTCGGAACAGAAGGATGCTGAAAAAG TATAATGGAACAGCTACACATCCGAGGCTTTCGGTATTTTGCTCAGATAGGCAACTGTATGCAATGCTTGTAGATGACAAAAACAGGAGTTGCTTGTTCTATGGAAGCACGCTGCAGAAATCCATCCGACAAGATCCTTCTTGTACCACTCTT GAAGCTGCTCAACGTGTTGGGGAGGCACTTGTGAAAGCCTGTGATGATCTCAACATAAAAGAAATATCATCTTATGATCGCAATGGCCTCCACAAACGTGGAGAAAAGCTAAAAGCCTTTGAGACTGCCATTTCAAGCTATGGATTCTTGCCAAGATAA
- the LOC114173734 gene encoding beta-1,3-galactosyltransferase GALT1, with amino-acid sequence MKKLYGGVLVASLFMLFMLMFLRNGIMKTPIGQGYLTIPILVNGTNPLAWINPTVPPAIQNPDDHSKVISSDILVSSLFAGSNFSEDEQQALQTWNQLNHLIDHTQGLPSAAEAIKEAASAWNSLISSIEEQKQGRANDSLRTKEKQCPHFLNNMNSTELGNSSYKMQVPCGLTQGSSITVIGIPNGLLGNFRIDLSGEPLPGEPDPPIILHYNVRLHGDKITEDPVIVQNTWTIAHDWGEEDRCPSPTPEKVEKVDELEQCNKIVGKNISQLHTADMHSRASRQSLAAEEQSINRKYFPFKQGLPFVATLRVGSEGIQMTVDGKHITSFSFRETLEPWLVSEIKISGDLKLISILASGLPTSEDSEHIIDLESLKSSPISAQTPLDLFIGVFSTANNFKRRMAVRRTWMQYNAVRSNTTAVRFFVGLHKSPIVNEELWREAQTYGDVQLMPFVDYYSLITWKTLAICIFGTQVSAKFVMKTDDDAFVRVDEVLDSLHRINVDHGLLYGLINSDSKPHRNTDSKWYISPEEWSEGTYPPWAHGPGYVVSHDIARTVAKKFRENHLKMFKLEDVAMGIWIADMKKEGVEVRYENENRVYPEGCKDGYVVAHYQGPREMLCLWQKLEEGKGAKCCGDRR; translated from the exons atgaaaaagttgtATGGAGGTGTTCTGGTCGCTTCGCTCTTTATGTTGTTTATGCTTATGTTCCTGCGAAATGGGATCATGAAAACTCCTATTGGTCAAGGTTATTTGACTATTCCTATCCTGGTTAATGGAACTAATCCTCTAGCATGGATAAATCCCACAGTACCACCCGCTATTCAAAATCCAGATGATCATTCTAAAGTTATTTCTTCTGATATTCTAGTATCTAGCCTCTTTGCTGGGAGCAACTTTTCCGAAGACGAGCAACAAGCTCTGCAGACATGGAACCAATTGAACCACTTAATTGATCACACTCAGGGTTTACCTAGTGCCGCAGAAGCTATAAAGGAGGCTGCCAGTGCATGGAATTCTCTTATTTCCTCAATTGAAGAGCAAAAACAAGGTCGTGCAAATGACAGTTTAAGAACCAAAGAGAAGCAGTGTCCCCACTTTCTTAATAACATGAATTCCACTGAACTTGGTAACAGTAGTTACAAAATGCAAGTACCTTGTGGCCTGACACAAGGTTCTTCCATCACTGTAATTGGCATTCCGAACGGTCTTTTAGGTAATTTTCGGATTGACTTGTCTGGAGAACCACTTCCTGGGGAACCCGATCCTCCAATTATTTTACACTATAATGTTCGCTTGCATGGGGATAAAATCACCGAAGATCCAGTAATTGTCCAAAACACCTGGACTATAGCTCATGATTGGGGTGAAGAGGATCGTTGTCCATCCCCTACTCCTGAAAAGGTCGAGAAAG TTGATGAATTGGAGCAGTGTAATAAGATTGTAGGGAAGAACATTAGCCAACTTCACACAGCTGACATGCATTCCCGCGCTTCAAGACAATCTTTAGCAGCTGAAGAACAATCGATAAATAggaaatattttccttttaaacagGGTTTACCATTTGTGGCAACTTTAAGAGTGGGATCTGAGGGAATCCAGATGACAGTTGATGGAAAACACataacttcattttcttttcgtGAA ACTTTGGAGCCATGGCTTGTCAGTGAAATAAAAATCTCAGGGGACCTCAAATTAATATCTATTCTTGCTAGTGGTTTGCCCACATCAGAGGATTCAGAGCATATCATTGACCTAGAATCATTAAAATCAAGTCCTATATCTGCACAAACCCCATTGGATCTTTTCATTGGTGTTTTCTCTACTGCTAACAATTTTAAGCGTCGAATGGCTGTTAGAAGAACCTGGATGCAGTACAATGCTGTTCGATCAAATACGACAGCTGTGCGCTTCTTTGTTGGTTTG CATAAAAGCCCAATAGTTAATGAAGAGTTGTGGAGGGAAGCACAAACTTATGGAGACGTGCAGCTGATGCCATTTGTTGACTACTACAGCCTCATCACCTGGAAAACTTTAGCAATCTGCATTTTTGGG ACACAAGTTTCGGCAAAGTTTGTCATGAAGACGGATGATGATGCGTTTGTCCGGGTAGATGAAGTTCTAGACTCTTTGCATAGGATCAATGTTGATCATGGGTTACTGTATGGACTCATCAATTCGGATTCCAAACCTCATCGAAATACAGATAGCAAATGGTACATCAGCCCAGAG GAATGGAGCGAAGGAACATATCCTCCATGGGCACATGGTCCCGGCTACGTGGTCTCACACGATATAGCAAGAACGGTGGCCAAGAAATTCAGAGAGAACCATTTGAAG ATGTTCAAATTAGAAGACGTTGCAATGGGAATCTGGATCGCAGACATGAAGAAAGAAGGTGTAGAAGTTCGGTATGAGAATGAGAACAGAGTGTATCCTGAAGGTTGTAAGGATGGTTATGTGGTTGCCCATTACCAGGGCCCAAGGGAGATGCTCTGTTTGTGGCAGAAACTTGAGGAAGGAAAAGGTGCAAAATGCTGTGGTGATAGGAGATGA